Proteins encoded together in one Bactrocera neohumeralis isolate Rockhampton chromosome 4, APGP_CSIRO_Bneo_wtdbg2-racon-allhic-juicebox.fasta_v2, whole genome shotgun sequence window:
- the LOC126754639 gene encoding uncharacterized protein LOC126754639, with the protein MHPIIFLYSSSESEEENVQQVIRNRMRDKNNPLALPEAAFRKRFRLSKSEFNYLLAELKFEGHLSTAVAPMIQLGATLSLLASVGYQHLVGNDFLIGICQSTICKIIKNVISEMETKLCPQFIKFVPDIFRNARNRLLKNTKFLELLDVLMARSVGCKNQQ; encoded by the exons ATGcatccaataatttttttatattcgtctTCGGAATCTGAGGAAGAAAACGTGCAGCAAGTCATAAGGAACCGAATGCGAGACAAAAACAATCCCTTGGCATTGCCGGAGGCAGC CTTCAGGAAACGGTTCAGACtctctaaaagtgaatttaaCTACTTATTGGCTGAACTCAAATTTGAAGGGCATTTGTCAACCGCAGTGGCACCAATGATTCAACTGGGAGCGACTTTGTCCCTTTTGGCCAGTGTTGGCTACCAGCACTTGGTGGGAAATGACTTTTTGATAGGAATATGTCAAAGCactatttgcaaaataataaaaaatgtaatcagCGAAATGGAAACAAAGTTGTGCCcccaatttattaaattcgtGCCCGACATCTTTCGGAATGCACGAAATCGtttgttgaaaaatacaaaattcctGGAG TTATTGGATGTATTGATGGCACGCTCTGTGGGCTGCAAAAACCAACAGTAA